DNA from Aphelocoma coerulescens isolate FSJ_1873_10779 chromosome 4A, UR_Acoe_1.0, whole genome shotgun sequence:
CCAACAGCCAGCCGGGACAGCAGCTTGTCTGCCACCTGTGGGACCACGGGCTGCAGGAGCGTCCCGTACACACGCAGGCACTCCAGCGTGACGTGGAGGATGGTgtccagccagagctgctccgCACCATCCCTTCGGTCAAGTTTCCAAGGCCTGTGTCTCTGGAAGAAGCCGTTGGTCTGCCTCACACACTGGGCAATGCATTCCAAAGCCTTGTAGATCTGGAAGCCTTCGAAATAACTGTCCACCTGTGCAGGCAGTGAGGCCACTGCTGCCACGAGCTCGTAGTCCTCAGCAGATGCCCTGCCTGTGCCTTTTGCCTCCCTGGAATTCGGGACCTTTGGGAAACAGGGCTCTGAGAAGCGCGGGTAGGTGTTGCTGGGGTTaatgctgggggctgtggagcGATTCAGCAGCCCTCCGAGTGCATCTGCCAGCTCTGAATTCGTCAACTTCACCACCTTCTCCTCGTAATAGTCACAATCCCGCTCCGGGACGCCCTGCCGCAGCAGGAAGTACCGGAACCCGTCCACGCCGTACTGTCCCACGCACACAGTGGGGTCCACCACGTTGCCCAGGCTCTTGGACATCTTCTGGCCCCGCACAGTCCAGTGGGAGTGCACCAGGATGCGCTcggggggctccagccctgccgcCAGCAGCAGCGCCGGCCAGTACAGCGCGTGGAACTTGAGGATGTCCTTGCCCACGACGTGGTGCACGGCCGGCCACCACGCGCCGTGGCTCTCGGGATACCCCACCACGCTCAGGTAGTTCACCAGGGCATCCACCCACACGTAGATGGTCTgtgtggggtcactggggacgGGGATGCCCCACTGCAGCCGGCTTCGCTCGCGGGACACCGACAAGTCTGGCAAGTCCTCGTCCAGCCAGCGGAGCACGCGCTGGTAGAAAGGGTCAGGAAAAATGGCACGTGGGTTGTCCCGGAGCCAGTTCTGCAAGGGATCCCGGAATGCTGAGAGCCTGAACATGTAATTCTCCTCCTTGGTCCAGTGCacctgggacagcaggggagGAAAGGATTATGGCCCCAAGAACAGGCTGACATTTGCACACACCGTTCTCAGCACGGAGTTTGTCACACACTGCCCATGTCTGGGTGTCCTCCCATGCCATGGGAAGCTCTCAGCATCTTTCCAGGACTAGTAGGAACCTTCTTACCCAAGACACTGCCTCCTTGAGATCCCCAGGAACACACCTGAGGTCTCAGGCACCTGGGATGGTTCAGCATCCTGCTTCTAAAAACACTTGTAACCCTGGGAAGGAACACCCTTCCACCTGCCAGGCTGATGTGACATCAGAAAGGAGTTAGGGAGATGAGAATACACCTTCTTAACAACATAGTTCTGCAATAATAGTGGAAAAtcacaaaaagacaaaatgACATTGTAATTCCTGCCCTACTGCCACTCCTGGTGCctgcctttgttttcctggggctgtactcctctttttcctcagtttaTGCTTTAATGCCTCTGTCACTAACTTTGTTTGCTTACAGCACTGACAGCACTTCTCCCCCACAGTTAAATCCATTAAATGACACATTTAGCTAAACCAGTGAAAACTTGGTGGGTGGATGTGGTACGAGTGAGCTGTGTAAGGCACTCAGGGATCCGTGGCTGGGTCAGCAATCTTGCAGTGTACAAGGAAGACCTGAAGAACATCATTCAAAGACAAGCTGTACATCTTCACCCCCAGGCTCCACCAGATGCCAGAACCCACTCACTCACCAGAAGTCTGGCATGTGCAAACTCCCCCTTTTCCTTCACGAAACTCCCAAGGAAGGAACTGCCCAACCGCCTCTTTCAGGTTGGAGATGAaccttcccatcccttcccaccaCACTGCAAGAGCTTCTCTGCTCCATGCACACTCCCGTTTCCTTGGACAGTTCAACAGGCAAGGCCAGGAACTGTTCTCATGGTAGCTTGACTTTGAAGTCTGCTGATTGTTTTAGGTCTGAAGAATGATTACTTCGCTTGGAAACTTATCCTTTCCCCAATTATCTTAGGTGCTTTCTCAAGAGTTACTATTTGCCAATAAAGCCCTTTCTGTGTGGACCAACACTCCCACATCCCAGCCTCATACAAACACCACAGGAGCATGACCTGTGCTGAGCTCTGAGCAGGATTATCTGTAGCTGCTGGATTAAATCATGTAATTCCACACTTTCTAGAAAGCAGTGGTAGAGAGACTCTTGGGCAGGTACCACACTCCTGGGTGCACCCATTCAGGCTGACCACAGGCAGGTGATGTTACAGTGCTTTAGGCAGGACCAGAACCCATTTAAGAGATGGGTAAGTGTCCAGAGCCCAAACTGAACTGTCTCACAAAACAGGTTTGAAACTCTGAACCCCCAAGGAACACCTCAGTTATATACCCATATCCTCCTGTTCAGCTAACTTCTCTCATCACCCCTGCAGAATACCATTCCCAGGCCAGCAGCCTGTGGAGCAGCAGAAGCTGAATCCTTCCTATGGCACGTAGCTACAATGTGCCCCTGCCGGGTGGGGTCTGGCAGCTCTCCCTGGGATCCCCATTCACCACTGTAAcacagagaatcccagaatcccagaatggtttgggttgggagggacctcaaagcccatcttGTTCTACTTGTACCCCATTGCCAGGGGCagaaacaccttccactaccccagggtgctccaagtcccgtccagcctggccttggacgcttccagggatggggcagccacagcttctccgggcactctgtgccagggcctctccacctgcacagggaagaatttctgccCAATATCCTACATAACCCTGTCACTCtgaatccattcccccttgttctgtcactctaggcccttgtaaatagcatctcttcatcttcctcattggctcccttcaggtagGAGAGGGTAATTAGGTCAtcccaaagcttctcttctccaggctgaacaatcccaattctttTAGCCTTtcctcagggcagagctgctccattcCTCTGATCGTCTTGGCAGCCTTCTCCAGACTcgctccaacagctccatgtccttcctgtgctgggaccccagggctggaggcagctctgcaggtggggtctcacctgagcgggGCAGAGGAGCTGAACCCCCCCATTCCTGCTGCTCTCGCTGGGAAATCAGCCCAGCACCCAGGGGGTTTCTGGACTGACAGGTAACACTCTATTGAAATACAGGTGAGTCTCAGCcaacaaaaattaacaaaaggCTACGGGAAGCATTCAACACCCCAAATTTGGCCGGAGCAGAGCGGCAGGTGAGCAGGCAGCGCTCCTGCAGCGCCCTTACCTCGTGGCCGGTCTCCACGGACACCTTGCAGGGGCGGCCCTGGGCGTCCGTGCGCTCGGCCAGCTGGCTCTCGGGCAGGAAGCTCTCCTCGGGCGTGCAGTACCAGCCCTCGTAGGAGCCCTTGTAGAGCACCCCGCCATCGCGGAGGGCCCCCCAGAAGTGCTGCACGGCTCGCTGGTGCCGGGGCTCGCTGGTGCGGGTGAAGTCGGTGTAAGCGACGCCGGCCTGGGTCAGGGCCTGGCGGAAGAGCCCCGAGACCCGCTCGCAGAGCTCCGCGGGCGACGTCCCCGCCGCGGCCGCGGCCTGCTGGATCTTCAGCCCGTGCTCGTCGGTCCCTGAAACGGAGAGAGGCCGTGGAGAGAGGccggggggacacaggggccCGGGGAGGGGAGTCAGccccggggagggggctcagCCCCGGCAGAAGGGGTCAGCcccggggagggggctcggAGCGGGGGCTTCGCTGACCCGTgcagagccgggccgggccggcggcgCGCAGGCGGCGGTGGCGGAGCAGCGCGTCGGCCAGCAGCGCCGAGTACAGGTGCCCGATGTGCGGCGGCCCGTTCGCGTAGAAGATGGGGGTGGAGAGCAGCAggcggcggccgggcccggaggcggtggcggcggcggtggcggcggcgcggcggagcgggcgcgggaggcggcggagcggccgccacatggcggcggcggcaccaTCGATGCGGCGGCGCGGAGCGGCCGCCCGGAAGCGGCGGGAGGCGCgtgcgcggcggggccgggccaggccggCGGGGCCGCGACCGAGCGACCGGCGAGCGACCGGCGAGCGACCGGCGAGCGACCGGCGAGCGACCGGCGACATGATCCGCTGCCGCGCGGCCCTGGCGCGCGCCCTGCGCCCCCCGCCGCGGGGACGCGCCCACGCGGGTCAGtgccgggcgcggggccggggggcacCGGGCGCGATTCCCGCCGCTCCGTCCCGCGGCCCGGGGCTGGCACAGGCCCGCGGCCGGATCCCGGCCGGGAGCGCCGTTTGCGGAGGGCACCGGGCCGGGCGGTCACCCCGCGGGATCGGTTCGGGGCCCGGGGCGCTGCGGGAGGGGACGCGGGGAGGTGTGGATGCTTCGGGAACGCGTTTGGGAAGCGTGAATTACCCGGAGCTGCTTGGGACCTTGGTCGCCTTTCGGGTGCTGGTGGCTTTGCTGCGGTTTTTGTCACAAATAAGTGCCTTCAGGCTGGGGTGAGGCGGGTTTTGCACTCGCCGGGCGGGAGCAGGTGGAGGTGGGGATGGAGAGAGCCCAAACCTCTCCCGGGAGCATCGGCCGTGCTGGGAACAGCGCTCGGAGCCGTCCCCGCCATCGCTCGCTCCGTTTAGGGATGAACTGGGGCGGCCGTGGCTGTGATTTGGTGACAGAGAAATGAAACGCTGTGCAGCGGCTCAGCCAGGGGTGCCCCTTGTCCTGCTTGCGCAGCGGGAGCTGCCTGCACCTGGATCTGCTCATTTCCACCGGCGATGCCTTTTTTGCCCGCAGAAGCCCGTTCCTGCTGGTGGTTTATCCCGGTGGAATGAGCTGTGTGAGCAGAGCGAGTTTGGTTCTGGTGTAAGCATCCCTGCTGCCGGCCCTGGCCGGGTTAGCTCAGCCTCTGCTTGCTTGTGCTGGAGCCAGGTGCATCCTCGGACAGGAGAGGCCTGGAGAGGGTGTAGGAACCACCAGTCCACATCTCCGTGCTCGGCCAGCCCGGCGTGGCTGGAGGCggcagctgcaggcagcctTTCCAGCTGCCTAGAGATGCTCCTGCTCTCCATCAGTTCAGTTACCCCTTGATCTTACAGGTATTTTGGTATCCAGAGCTGCCCGGAGCACATTGTTGTGGCTCAGGATAAGTCGCTCAGATGTGGTGCTGGGTTTTCCAAACAAGGAATTTGTTTGGGTTCAGAACTGACTTAGTCTCTAAATTTCCAGACTTACCTTTGTATTGACAgtgtttttgtgttgttttctcCAACAAATTGTGTTCCTTAGGCACGTTGTTGCAGCGCTGGAATGTGCCCCCAGACCTGCAGCTGAGCAGACAAGTGGCTAGCACAGGCGTGCCTGGGGAAAAGGGCAGTAATTCGGTTTTTGTCCTTATTGTGGGCTTGTCCACCTTAGGAGCAGGTGCCTATGTAAGTAGAAAGGTGGTTCCTGGGAAGAAGCCGCAATCCATCTCTCCTGTCGAGCATTTGCTGTATTCCAGCTCTGTTTACTCAGCTTTTGATCTCTGTAGCTTTATCTCTGTTTCCTCCTTCAGAAAACTTCAAGGGGAGCTAAATGGAAATTAACTTCTTATGATTACTTGGGTTTTAACTGTAATTTCAGTTACCTTTTAAGTTTTTTTACCTTAAAGGCactcttgtttttttttgttatgacCAACCACAGCTCTGTCTGTTGCCTTGTATGGGACAAACGATTCCTTGCCAAATCTCAGTTCAGAACATTTGTTTAACTGGTGTAAGTATACCAAATCAACCCCCAGCTGGGGAGCATTTATGTCCTCCTCGAAAAGGATAAAGGTTTTCAGCCTGACTTAAAGAGTAAATGACATTCCCAGAGAGCTGAAGAGTATCAGCATTGCCTGGGAGTGGATAGACCCCAGGTTTAAATCACACAAACCTTTGTTTCCAAGCTCTTTCTCTTGGAGGATCGTGTTCATTAAAAGTTCAAAATCCCGATTTTCTCCTAAGGAAGctcctgggaaaggggaaaaaattcaaaacagtgcatggaagaaaaatattttcccatttcctttaaatataattattccctgtgccctgctgtCCTTTTCTTTGGCAGACAAGGTAGCTGAAATTACAAAGCACACTCTGCTTTTCCCAAGACCTGTTTAATCAAGAATCCTTCCTAATATTCAGCTCTTTCCCTCTTCTCTTCCATTGCCTGTCTTCCCCTGCAGTTTTGCAATGCCATCAGCTAAGATGCCCTTCTAGATCCCTGACGTCTTCAGGTGTTCCTGGCAAAGCTGGCAGCAACCTCTTGTTATACTTAATAGTGGGAGGAACAGTCACTGGGACAGGAGCTTATGTAAGACGCTTCCCTAAAGGTGTTTGTGGGGTGGGAGGGTGGAGGGGGGGCACCTGTCTGTACCTCCCACCCTGTTACCCTTCACTTCCAGCCCTCTTCGTGCTCCCTGGCCTCAGGTATTTCATTTTCAAGGGACATTGCCAAATAATTTACGGTTACAAATTGGATATTCTCAAGTGGTGCAGTTCTTAGTGGGGAAACCTGCCTTAGAATTAACCTTTCCACATTAAGTAAATCTGAACCCAAACTGGCCATCTTTGGCTTCTGACTGTGTAAGGGCACAAATTATTAATTAATGCACCTCTCCCAATATCAGTAATGTTGGCatgcagaaaaggaaataataccTGAATATAAGTGTgctaaagggaagggaagaaaacttGTCCAACTTGGTGATTTCCTCAGGGAAGAGCACTGAAACATCACCCCATGTCCTGGCAAAGTATAGTTCTGTTTCTGACTAGAAATAACTTGACATTGTCCCATTGGAAATATTTATCCTCAAGGCCTGATCTGATGTTTTGCCTGTGCATAATAGTGTTTTTTCCTGAAGGATCAGATTTAATTTGCTGTATGCTGCCCTTTGGACTCACTTAAAACCTTCCTGGTTCTGCCTGTAAAGGCAGAGGTGGTTTGTTAACCTTGGCTTTTCTGTCTCGAAGcaaaaggctttaaaaatacctttatcTTAATTCTTCTCAACACTGACAAGTTCCTGGTTTCTAATATTTCTGACATTTCTCCAGTTCCCTGGACAGGCTTTTGTCCTGTGCTCTTTTTTGTGCCTGGCATGAAATTCCTCCATTCTTGGTTGAGACTGTTTGCTATAAAACACCAACTTGTGAGGATTGGCAAATGAAATTTGATGTCATGCACATGACAGAGACTATTAGCAAGGCTGGGTATTGCCTTAAAGAAAGGTTTGCTTCCCTCTAATTTTTTATCCTTGGGGAAAAATACTGGACACTGAcctgctcccagcactcccagtgtCTTCAGCTCCTGTCCATTGCCAGCTTTTCTTGGAAGCTAAAGTGACATAAGAGATGTCTGTCCCAGTAAATTGTACATGCAGGCTCTGCTTATGCTGTATCCCGAGTTTCACAGTCAGATGAGCAGGTCAGCATTCAGCTGGAAGAGATTCCATGTCCCAGGGCCAATACCTGGAGCAGCCCCACTCCCGTGGCTCAAGGCCCTGCTAATGTCAGGgtgtccccactgccaccaccgTGCCTGTACCACCTGGCCTAGAGCAAGCCAGTCAGGTTGTTggctctgcccagctgctctgggctttgGAAGCTgggaaatgctttttctttggaTTTGTCTCCATTTCTGCAGCCTTGTGTTGTGTCATGGCCCAGCTTGCATGTGGTCTTGGGGCTGGTTTGGCTGCATTTCCTTC
Protein-coding regions in this window:
- the MARS2 gene encoding methionine--tRNA ligase, mitochondrial, with the translated sequence MWRPLRRLPRPLRRAAATAAATASGPGRRLLLSTPIFYANGPPHIGHLYSALLADALLRHRRLRAAGPARLCTGTDEHGLKIQQAAAAAGTSPAELCERVSGLFRQALTQAGVAYTDFTRTSEPRHQRAVQHFWGALRDGGVLYKGSYEGWYCTPEESFLPESQLAERTDAQGRPCKVSVETGHEVHWTKEENYMFRLSAFRDPLQNWLRDNPRAIFPDPFYQRVLRWLDEDLPDLSVSRERSRLQWGIPVPSDPTQTIYVWVDALVNYLSVVGYPESHGAWWPAVHHVVGKDILKFHALYWPALLLAAGLEPPERILVHSHWTVRGQKMSKSLGNVVDPTVCVGQYGVDGFRYFLLRQGVPERDCDYYEEKVVKLTNSELADALGGLLNRSTAPSINPSNTYPRFSEPCFPKVPNSREAKGTGRASAEDYELVAAVASLPAQVDSYFEGFQIYKALECIAQCVRQTNGFFQRHRPWKLDRRDGAEQLWLDTILHVTLECLRVYGTLLQPVVPQVADKLLSRLAVGPAERGLSGLAFLARYDGKPCPFEGRQLGPDTGILFHRLGKLETMKKRKQEARVPDKQLL